TGTCCCGGCTCCGGAAGGTTGGATTGTGGACGTGCCGGTTGACTAGCTGAGTTTTTGACTTTCTCGTCACCATGCCGTGCCAAACTCTGCAATCTCCGGCCAGCTGGGTCTGGAACGCAGTGGGCACGACTTCGAGCCCGCAAAGTACGCGGTCTCGAAGATCGGCCTCATTGTAGGCGGTAAACCGCCAACAATGACTTCACTGCTGAGCCCCATCTGGCCTACGATTGCTCCGCCTTGGCACTAGTATCTTAATAACCCTACTGAATTATCCTAAGAGACCAAACTGCGAATGTATTCCAATATCCAAAAGGTTTTGTTCGCTCAGTCCAAATTAAAAACCGCCGTCAAGCTTCTGACTTGACGGCGGCTTTTTAATTCATGAGTATCGCGATCTTTCTACTTGCTGAGGCTTAAAATAACTGCCTAAATTTCCTGTCATATTTTGATGCCGATGTCTGTGCAGCGCTTTTTATTAGCGTGCAAAGGCAATCAGGCGCCAGTAGTCACCGACACATGTTTGTAAGGTGATGCGTTGACCACCGCCAGTACCGGTGATGTCATCCCACAGATCCTGACCATCCGCGGTGACCGCGTTCGGGTTAACGGTTGCTAACCGATAAACGTGATACGTGCGGGCTTGGCCGGCTGCATCCGTGACGGTGATCGGCGAACCGATGCCTAACGACAGCATTGCGGCAAACGCTCCAGGGTTGTGCCCGATAAAGTGCGTATTTTCGCCGCTGTTATTGCTGTAGTTAGCTTGACCGCCCCAAGTAGCAGCGCCATTAGCCGGCGCAGCATCCATACTTTCGTTACCAATGATATACGGTACGGTGACCCCAGCAAACATCAAGACCCGACTCGCATAAGTTGGTGCGGGTTGAACTTGTGGTTTAACTGGTTGCGCTGGTGTAATGACTGGTGCTGGCTTTGCCTGTTGAACCGGTGCTGGTGTTGCCGCCGGTGCAGAGGCTTGCGTCGTCGACGGTGCGGCAGCTGGTTTAGCGGCTGGCGCTGGTGTGGAAGCAACTGAAGCTTTTGAAGCTACCGATGCTGGTGTCGAAGCCTTGACTGCAATTTGGGCAGCTGGCTGTTGACTAGCAACGGCACCTGAAGCAACTGACCAGCTCGGATGGGCAACCGATTGATTAGCCGGTTGTGAAGCTGCCGTGCTGTTGAGCAGATCAACCTTTGTCGATGAGCTCGTTGCGGCTTGTGTTGATGC
Above is a window of Lacticaseibacillus casei DSM 20011 = JCM 1134 = ATCC 393 DNA encoding:
- a CDS encoding sortase domain-bontaining protein, whose translation is MTTTKTATETQVSGAPAAPAKVTTSAPAASTTTAPATKAPAPAAKASTQAATSSSTKVDLLNSTAASQPANQSVAHPSWSVASGAVASQQPAAQIAVKASTPASVASKASVASTPAPAAKPAAAPSTTQASAPAATPAPVQQAKPAPVITPAQPVKPQVQPAPTYASRVLMFAGVTVPYIIGNESMDAAPANGAATWGGQANYSNNSGENTHFIGHNPGAFAAMLSLGIGSPITVTDAAGQARTYHVYRLATVNPNAVTADGQDLWDDITGTGGGQRITLQTCVGDYWRLIAFAR